The Syngnathus typhle isolate RoL2023-S1 ecotype Sweden linkage group LG1, RoL_Styp_1.0, whole genome shotgun sequence genome includes a window with the following:
- the chrnb1 gene encoding acetylcholine receptor subunit beta, which translates to MKSADLLLLVCGICSLSSLGGAGDVEQALTKQVLTNYNLKVRPARTPMERVVVRVGMTLSSFVGMNMKNEEMSTVVVMNLEWRDYNLLWDPKEHDGIEVLRIPAAKVWLPDIYLINNNDGVFDVALHVHVQVYSNGRVTWTPPALYLSSCGVRVTYFPFDWQNCSMQFRSYTYDSTEIELQYALDANGNEIREIQLDQAFSESGEWHIRHKPCRKNMNKDLYEDMSFYLIIERKPLYYVLNIIIPCILITIIAIFNFYLPPDAGEKMGLSINVLLTLTVFLLLLADKIPETSLGVPVIVKYIMFTMILVTCSVILSVVVLNLHHRSPNTHMMPMWVRKIFIHMLPPYLCMLRPKVEVPLALKMLPAQREKKVFAINKAADEYFIRKPDSSILFPKPNRFQAEGKTSNLKKFIDGPSSYLSLPPELKSAIEAITYIAEALQAEKDYEALKEDWQYVAMVVDRMFLWIFVIFTTVGTLAIFTKASLNHAPTDPF; encoded by the exons ATGAAAAGCGCAGACTTGCTCCTGCTGGTGTGCGGCATATGCAGCCTGAGTTCACTGGGAG GAGCAGGAGATGTCGAGCAGGCGCTAACCAAGCAGGTCTTGACTAACTACAACCTCAAGGTCCGGCCTGCGCGAACCCCCATGGAGCGAGTGGTGGTCCGAGTGGGTATGACCCTCTCCTCATTTGTTGGAATG AATatgaaaaatgaagaaatgagcactgTCGTCGTTATGAATTTG GAGTGGAGGGATTACAATTTGTTGTGGGATCCCAAAGAGCATGATGGGATTGAGGTGTTGCGTATTCCCGCTGCCAAAGTCTGGCTGCCGGACATTTACCTGATCAACAA CAACGATGGAGTGTTTGATGTGGCGCTGCATGTTCATGTTCAGGTGTATAGCAATGGCAGGGTGACCTGGACTCCACCCGCACTCTACCTGAGCTCCTGTGGCGTTAGG GTGACATATTTCCCCTTCGACTGGCAGAACTGCAGCATGCAGTTCCGCTCCTACACGTACGATTCCACCGAGATCGAACTGCAGTACGCGTTGGATGCAAACGGCAACGAGATACGGGAGATCCAACTGGACCAGGCCTTCAGCG AGAGCGGCGAGTGGCACATCAGACACAAACCATGCAGGAAAAACATGAACAAGGACCTGTACGAAGACATGAGTTTTTACCTGATCATCGAGAGGAAGCCGCTCTACTACGTGCTGAACATCATCATCCCTTGCAtcctcatcaccatcatcgcCATCTTCAACTTTTACCTGCCCCCTGATGCAG GTGAGAAGATGGGCCTTTCCATCAACGTTTTGCTCACCCTTACAGTCTTCTTGCTGCTGTTGGCGGACAAAATTCCAGAGACCTCTCTGGGCGTTCCCGTCATCGTCAAGTACATCATGTTCACCATGATCCTGGTCACCTGCTCAGTCATTCTCAGCGTGGTCGTGCTCAACCTGCACCACCGCTCGCCCAACACTCACATGATGCCCATGTGGGTCCGCAAG ATCTTCATCCATATGCTGCCCCCGTACCTCTGCATGCTGCGCCCCAAAGTGGAAGTGCCCCTGGCCCTCAAAATGCTGCCTGCTCAGCGGGAGAAAAAAGTGTTTGCCATCAACAAGGCCGCCGACGAGTACTTCATCCGCAAGCCAGACTCCTCCATCTTGTTCCCTAAACCCAACAG ATTCCAAGCAGAGGGCAAAACATCCAACCTAAAAAAATTTATTGACGGGCCCAGTAGCTACCTTTCACTTCCCCCCGAACTCAAATCAGCCATTGAGGCGATCACGTACATCGCTGAAGCATTGCAGGCCGAAAAGGACTACGAAGCT CTGAAGGAAGACTGGCAGTACGTGGCCATGGTGGTGGACCGCATGTTCCTCTGGATATTTGTCATCTTCACCACCGTGGGCACCTTAGCAATTTTTACTAAGGCCAGCCTCAATCATGCACCCACTGACCCTTTCTAA
- the chrnb1l gene encoding cholinergic receptor, nicotinic, beta 1 (muscle) like, which translates to MGSLDYHKKMSGPNNIMNIHLKANQLIIIYFCLSLTGASETERRLHQEIFKNYNLKVRPARYWEEKVMVRVGMTLSQLVSLNEKNGEMTTNVFMNLEWKDYRLSWDPKEYDNIDVLRIPANKVWRPDIYLINNNDGQFDVALYVNVLVYNDGTVNWLPPAIYRTSCSIEVAYFPFDWQNCSMVFRSYTYDASEVDLQYYLDDNGKEIREIVIDENAFTENGEWNICHKPSRKNVREDLYEDITFYLIIERKPLFYIINIIVPCILTSVLAIFVFYLPPGAGEKMTLSISVLIALTVFMLLLADRVPETSLAIPIIVNYVMFTMILVTFSVILSVVVLNLHHRTPSTHIMPSWVRSLFINFLPKYIGMTRPEQDECILKEDSCDQTPPPSFNGRQPGGEYFFRKINPDLVIPWRGRCETPVRLQRLPETDGFCLILPPNLKSAIAAVTYMADQLKKQDLDDSMTEDWQFIALVVDRLFLWLFVIITTLGTLAMFLDASFNYTPDNPFP; encoded by the exons ATGGGGTCTTTGGACTACCACAAGAAGATGAGCGGACCAAATAACATAATGAACATTCATCTGAAAGCCAACCAACTTATTATCATTTACTTTTGCCTCTCTTTGACCG GAGCCTCAGAAACGGAGCGAAGGCTCCATCAGGAGATATTCAAGAACTACAACTTGAAGGTACGACCAGCTCGGTACTGGGAGGAGAAAGTGATGGTGCGGGTCGGAATGACTTTGTCCCAGCTCGTCAGCTTG AATGAGAAGAACGGCGAGATGACGACCAACGTGTTCATGAATCTG GAGTGGAAAGACTACCGCTTGTCGTGGGACCCAAAGGAGTACGACAACATCGACGTTTTGAGGATTCCCGCAAACAAGGTGTGGCGCCCCGATATCTACCTCATAAACAA CAACGACGGTCAATTCGACGTCGCTTTATACGTCAACGTCTTGGTGTACAATGACGGGACAGTCAACTGGCTCCCGCCGGCCATCTACCGTACTTCTTGCTCTATCGAG GTTGCCTATTTCCCCTTCGACTGGCAAAACTGCAGCATGGTTTTCCGCTCGTATACCTACGATGCCTCGGAAGTCGATCTGCAGTATTATCTGGACGATAATGGAAAAGAGATCCGGGAGATAGTCATAGACGAGAATGCCTTCACGG AGAACGGCGAGTGGAACATATGCCACAAACCTTCGAGAAAGAACGTCAGGGAGGATCTGTACGAGGACATCACCTTCTACTTGATCATTGAGAGGAAACCTCTTTTCTATATCATCAACATCATCGTTCCCTGCATTCTCACGAGCGTTTTGGCTATTTTTGTCTTTTACCTTCCTCCCGGAGCAG GAGAAAAGATGACCCTTTCCATCTCGGTTCTCATCGCCTTGACTGTCTTCATGCTGCTGCTGGCTGACAGAGTCCCAGAGACTTCACTGGCCATCCCAATCATCGTCAACTACGTGATGTTCACCATGATCTTGGTCACATTCTCCGTCATCCTGAGTGTGGTCGTCCTCAACTTGCACCACCGCACACCCAGCACGCACATCATGCCCAGCTGGGTTCGCAGT CTCTTCATCAACTTCCTGCCCAAGTACATCGGCATGACCCGGCCCGAGCAAGACGAGTGTATTTTGAAGGAGGATTCTTGTGACCAAACACCCCCACCAAGCTTCAACGGACGACAGCCCGGAGGGGAGTACTTTTTCCGCAAGATCAACCCCGATCTTGTTATACCTTGGAGAGGCAG GTGCGAGACTCCAGTGCGGCTCCAAAGGCTTCCAGAGACAGACGGATTCTGTCTGATCCTTCCACCTAACCTGAAGTCGGCCATCGCCGCGGTCACATACATGGCTGATCAGCTGAAGAAGCAAGATCTCGACGATTCG ATGACAGAAGACTGGCAGTTCATCGCCCTGGTGGTGGATCGTCTCTTCCTGTGGCTTTTTGTTATCATCACCACTCTGGGCACTTTGGCAATGTTCTTGGACGCCAGTTTCAACTACACACCTGACAATCCATTCCCATAA
- the cldn7a gene encoding claudin-7-A, with product MANSGIQLLGFFMSLTGIVALIIGTVLPQWKMSAYIGNNIITAVAMYQGLWMSCAFQSTGQLQCKIYDSILQLDSSLQATRALMIVGIIVSVAGLGVACTGMKCTTCGASDKLRKARTAMTGGIILLVGGLCAIVACSWFAHNVIRAFYNPYTPVNTKFEFGAAIFIAWGGSLLDVLGGAMLAASCPRKKQVSKYPAANSRSEPASSNKEYV from the exons ATGGCCAACTCGGGGATTCAACTTTTGGGGTTCTTCATGTCGCTGACCGGCATCGTGGCCCTGATCATCGGCACCGTTCTGCCCCAGTGGAAGATGTCGGCCTATATCGGGAACAACATCATCACGGCGGTGGCCATGTACCAGGGATTGTGGATGTCTTGCGCCTTCCAGAGTACGGGACAGCTCCAGTGCAAGATCTACGATTCCATCCTGCAGCTTGACA GTTCTCTTCAGGCCACCCGAGCGCTGATGATCGTGGGCATTATTGTGTCCGTGGCGGGCCTGGGCGTGGCCTGCACAGGCATGAAGTGCACAACATGCGGAGCGAGCGACAAGCTGCGCAAGGCCCGGACCGCCATGACGGGAGGGATCATACTGTTAGTGGGAG GGCTGTGCGCCATCGTGGCTTGCTCCTGGTTTGCTCACAACGTAATCCGGGCGTTCTATAACCCCTACACTCCTGTCAACACCAA GTTTGAGTTCGGCGCCGCCATCTTCATCGCGTGGGGAGGTTCCCTCCTCGACGTCTTGGGCGGCGCCATGTTGGCTGCTTCTTGTCCAAGAAAAAAACAGGTGTCCAAGTACCCAGCAGCTAATTCCCGCTCCGAGCCAGCCAGCAGCAATAAGGAGTATGTCTGA
- the si:dkey-112a7.4 gene encoding uncharacterized protein si:dkey-112a7.4 isoform X1 produces MDMLGASGVPELIPPAGPPMQPGPGAQHGQGSGPSGPNPQRLGQRAPKLGQIGRSKKVDLDDEVLDDIMNNNGQCPVSLPMS; encoded by the exons ATGG ACATGTTGGGCGCTTCTGGCGTCCCCGAGCTGATCCCGCCGGCGGGGCCGCCAATGCAACCTGGACCCGGGGCCCAGCACGGCCAAGGCAGCGGGCCCAGTGGTCCTAACCCTCAGCGGCTTGGCCAGAGGGCCCCCAAGCTGGGACAGATTGGTCGCTCCAAGAAAG TGGACTTGGACGACGAAGTACTGGACGACATCATGAACAACAACGGCCAGTGTCCCGTGTCTCTCCCCATGTCCTGA
- the si:dkey-112a7.4 gene encoding uncharacterized protein si:dkey-112a7.4 isoform X2, translating into MLGASGVPELIPPAGPPMQPGPGAQHGQGSGPSGPNPQRLGQRAPKLGQIGRSKKVDLDDEVLDDIMNNNGQCPVSLPMS; encoded by the exons ATGTTGGGCGCTTCTGGCGTCCCCGAGCTGATCCCGCCGGCGGGGCCGCCAATGCAACCTGGACCCGGGGCCCAGCACGGCCAAGGCAGCGGGCCCAGTGGTCCTAACCCTCAGCGGCTTGGCCAGAGGGCCCCCAAGCTGGGACAGATTGGTCGCTCCAAGAAAG TGGACTTGGACGACGAAGTACTGGACGACATCATGAACAACAACGGCCAGTGTCCCGTGTCTCTCCCCATGTCCTGA
- the LOC133150482 gene encoding cornifelin homolog B-like, with translation MSRHVVGAQPQSWRTQEGAQWSTGLCACHQDMGDCCFALCCLPLFTCKVARKAGLCPLLPLLDCLGCVPPASLAVRASVREKYGIKGSVWGDCLYGCCCYPLSWLQISRELKRRAAFHAASSLSSSSFSDKYTALTPLQGAHLV, from the exons atgtCTCGTCACGTGGTCGGGGCCCAGCCGCAAAGTTGGCGCACCCAGGAGGGGGCGCAATGGAGCACGGGTCTGTGTGCTTGCCATCAAGACATGGGAGACT GCTGTTTTGCACTGTGCTGCCTGCCACTGTTCACCTGTAAGGTGGCCAGGAAGGCGGGTCTGTGTCCCCTTCTGCCGCTGCTGGACTGTCTTGGCTGCGTACCCCCGGCCTCCCTCGCCGTGAGGGCCTCTGTCAGGGAAAAATACGGCATAAAG GGGAGCGTGTGGGGCGACTGCCTGTACGGATGCTGCTGCTACCCGCTATCTTGGCTCCAGATCTCCAGAGAGCTGAAAAGAAGAGCTGCATTTCACGCCGCCTcctctttgtcctcctcctctttctcggaCAAATACACGGCATTGACTCCCCTGCAGGGAGCGCACTTGGTCTGA
- the LOC133150491 gene encoding cornifelin homolog A-like: MSYQMNQPKPFTMTTMTSLNNQWSSDICDCFDDLPQCCFAFWCLPCFTCKTSHDAGECLCLPLLDAFGIIPPMTTALRVSVRQRYGIQGTVCSDCIYACCCGPCTWCQISREIQARKNPITFVNMAP, encoded by the exons ATGTCTTACCAGATGAACCAACCCAAACCCTTCACCATGACCACCATGACCAGCCTGAACAACCAGTGGAGCTCGGACATCTGCGATTGCTTCGACGACCTGCCACAAT GTTGTTTTGCCTTCTGGTGCCTTCCGTGCTTCACGTGTAAAACGTCGCACGACGCCGGTGAGTGTCTTTGTTTGCCGTTGCTGGATGCCTTTGGGATCATCCCGCCCATGACCACCGCCCTCCGGGTGTCCGTACGCCAACGCTACGGCATTCAG GGTACAGTTTGCAGCGATTGCATCTACGCTTGCTGCTGCGGCCCGTGCACCTGGTGCCAAATCTCCCGCGAAATCCAAGCCAGAAAAAACCCCATCACCTTCGTCAACATGGCACCTTGA
- the ugt5g1 gene encoding UDP glucuronosyltransferase 5 family, polypeptide G1 produces MAVLLAVLGFLSLWPAGTDSSRILVVPVDGSHWINMEVILKVLHSRGHQLTVLHSPNSWYIPTNASFYTSITARMFEDGNKKDYYNKLLLNVLEVRRSAGFLTTFYQQRLITNLLATGHKTLADAAGEMLDNPAFVAKLREAKFDLMLTDPGLTVGVLLGNYLKLPMVFNVRWMNNGESHFAMAPSPLSYVPVPGSELDDQMDFPGRLKNMLHYVYSLIELHFYLNPVYADLFRRHFPPKTDLFTLEHAADIWLVRSDFIFELPRPTMPNVFYVGGFQCEKAKPLTADLEAFVQSSGEHGVVLMSLGTLVSALPRDVTEAIAAAFAQLPQKVVWRIKGEKPSSLGDNTLLVDWLPQNDLLGHPKTRAFVAHGGTNGMYEAIYHGVPVLGLPLLFDQFDNLLRLKVRGAARVVEAKSLTAESFLEALKDILENPTYRDNMRRLSRLHHDRPMPPLETAVFWIEYVTRHGGASHLRAVGYSLPWYSYFCLDVVLFITAVVATFAWISMFTCKTVCCRRFGRKMKRE; encoded by the coding sequence ATGGCAGTGCTCCTCGCAGTGTTGGGCTTCCTGTCGCTATGGCCGGCTGGAACGGACAGCAGCAGGATCCTGGTGGTGCCGGTGGACGGCAGCCATTGGATCAACATGGAGGTGATCCTGAAAGTGCTGCACTCCAGAGGACACCAACTCACGGTGCTGCACTCCCCCAACAGCTGGTACATCCCGACCAACGCTTCCTTCTACACTTCTATCACCGCCCGCATGTTCGAGGATGGCAACAAGAAGGACTACTACAATAAATTGCTCTTGAATGTTCTCGAGGTCCGCCGGTCCGCCGGCTTCTTGACGACCTTCTACCAGCAGCGCTTGATCACAAACCTGTTGGCGACCGGACATAAAACTCTGGCCGATGCAGCCGGCGAGATGTTGGACAACCCTGCTTTCGTTGCAAAGCTACGAGAGGCCAAGTTTGATTTGATGCTAACGGATCCCGGCCTGACGGTGGGGGTGCTTCTGGGGAATTACCTCAAGTTGCCGATGGTTTTCAACGTGCGTTGGATGAATAATGGCGAGAGCCACTTTGCCATGGCCCCGTCCCCGCTCTCCTACGTCCCCGTGCCCGGAAGTGAGctggatgatcagatggatttCCCGGGAAGGCTTAAGAACATGCTACATTACGTTTACAGTCTCATCGAACTCCACTTTTACTTGAACCCGGTTTATGCAGATTTGTTCCGGCGCCACTTTCCACCCAAAACAGACTTGTTCACCCTGGAGCATGCGGCGGATATCTGGCTGGTGAGGTCAGATTTTATCTTTGAGCTCCCGCGGCCGACCATGCCAAATGTGTTCTACGTGGGGGGTTTCCAGTGTGAGAAGGCCAAACCCTTGACTGCGGATCTGGAAGCCTTCGTGCAGAGCTCGGGGGAGCACGGGGTGGTGTTGATGTCTTTGGGAACGCTGGTGTCGGCCCTGCCTCGTGATGTCACCGAAGCCATCGCCGCTGCGTTCGCTCAGCTCCCCCAGAAGGTGGTCTGGAGGATCAAAGGGGAGAAGCCTTCGTCCTTGGGCGACAACACCTTGTTGGTGGACTGGTTGCCTCAGAATGACCTCTTGGGACACCCCAAAACCCGCGCCTTTGTCGCTCACGGAGGTACCAACGGCATGTACGAGGCCATCTACCACGGGGTTCCGGTTCTGGGTCTGCCGCTGCTCTTTGACCAGTTTGACAACCTATTGCGACTGAAGGTGCGTGGGGCAGCCCGAGTGGTGGAGGCCAAATCGCTCACCGCGGAAAGCTTCCTGGAAGCTCTCAAGGACATCCTGGAGAATCCGACCTACCGCGATAACATGCGCCGACTCTCTCGTCTCCATCACGATCGCCCGATGCCTCCGTTGGAGACCGCCGTCTTTTGGATCGAGTACGTCACCAGGCACGGAGGAGCGTCGCATCTGCGGGCAGTCGGTTACAGCCTGCCTTGGTACTCCTACTTCTGCCTGGACGTGGTTCTGTTCATCACCGCTGTCGTCGCGACTTTTGCGTGGATTTCCATGTTCACGTGTAAGACCGTCTGCTGTCGGCGGTTCGGTAGAAAGATGAAACGCGAATGA
- the si:dkey-165a24.9 gene encoding G-protein coupled receptor 4, with protein sequence MLGRRNPNLASVGIPQKKFVFSNGKVACRRAAFAMSNDSCGLPLETDVPGLTCIYGLVFAVGLPCNLLSLWGLYHLGRSGSGGCQRVYILNLLLSDLLQLLTLPLWILYLQGSHRWPYGQLTCELVGYVFYVNVYASVMFLCLIALDRCLAIVFPLSSRRVRTVRVAAVSGLAVWTLTFLFCLSGLLPSVFDSERRLCLEQYPVSPRYAHFKITTVALGFLLPCAILGYTSAHIWVTLRHSPSLSAHERRKIVGVLVVITVNFIVVFGPYHLVGGYRFASLLQADEPCALERSIFLLYRLCYGLTSLNTMLDPLFYIFLCADARLELRRSLPCSGRGQNAGKVTAGSSRAHPDPDKESGQNNLLVA encoded by the exons ATGCTTGGCAGACGAAACCCAAATCTGGCCTCCGTGGGAATACCTCAGAAGAAGTTTGTCTTCTCGAATGGCAAAGTGGCGTGTAGGCGTGCGGCGTTCGCCATGTCCAACGACAGCTGCGGCCTCCCCTTGGAGACGGACGTCCCGGGGTTGACTTGCATCTACGGCCTGGTCTTCGCCGTGGGCCTGCCCTGCAATCTGCTGTCGCTCTGGGGCTTGTACCACCTGGGTCGCTCGGGTAGCGGCGGATGCCAGCGAGTCTACATCCTCAACCTGCTTCTGTCCGACCTCCTGCAGCTGCTCACCCTGCCCCTGTGGATCCTGTACCTGCAGGGCAGCCACCGCTGGCCCTACGGTCAGCTGACCTGCGAGCTGGTGGGCTACGTGTTCTACGTCAACGTCTACGCCAGCGTCATGTTCCTGTGCCTAATAGCGCTGGACCGCTGCCTGGCCATCGTGTTCCCGCTGAGCAGCCGCAGGGTTAGGACGGTCCGGGTGGCTGCAGTGTCGGGCTTGGCGGTGTGGACGCTCACGTTCCTCTTCTGCCTTTCTGGACTCTTGCCATCCGTTTTTGACTCGGAGCGGCGACTGTGTCTGGAGCAGTATCCTGTCAGCCCCCGTTATGCCCACTTCAAGATCACCACTGTGGCTCTGGGCTTCCTGTTGCCGTGCGCCATACTCGG CTACACGTCAGCCCACATCTGGGTCACCCTGCGCCACTCTCCCTCCCTGTCGGCCCACGAGCGTCGCAAGATCGTGGGCGTCCTGGTGGTCATTACGGTCAACTTCATCGTAGTGTTCGGACCGTACCACTTGGTAGGCGGCTACAGATTTGCCTCCTTGCTGCAGGCCGACGAGCCGTGCGCGCTGGAGCGCTCCATCTTCTTGCTCTACCGCCTGTGCTACGGGCTGACCAGCCTCAACACCATGCTCGATCCACTCTTCTACATTTTCCTGTGCGCTGACGCCCGGCTGGAGCTGAGAAGGTCGCTGCCTTGCTCCGGGCGAGGCCAAAACGCTGGCAAAGTGACAGCTGGGAGCAGCAGAGCTCATCCGGATCCAGACAAGGAAAGTGGACAAAATAATCTGCTGGTTGcctga